In Allomuricauda ruestringensis DSM 13258, the following proteins share a genomic window:
- the gldK gene encoding gliding motility lipoprotein GldK produces MRKLFFSSLALVFLLTSCGSKSRSKGELVGVKGKKWHPEKPYGMELIPRGAFVMGKAHEDQAKTLNAPTRTVTVRSFYMDDTEITNSEYRQFVEWVKDSIVRTRLAILADELGIGPEDEGIGEYGFKDTDTTELSVYDKYMLDNYAGMGDNYYEGRALNKDVDLIWDTSEYPDEYYAEVMDSMYLPEEESYNGLRSIDVTKIKYKYNWMDIEAAARARSGNRKDFIKQEELEIYPDTTVWIRDFEYSYNEPMHNDYFWHDAYSDYPVVGVNWMQAKAFCNWRTKFKNDDQKSRGKQFVNQFRLPTEAEWEYAARGGIEGGTYPWGGPYVISDTGCFMANFKPQRGDYAADAALYTVEAKSFEPNEYNLYNMAGNVSEWTNSSFDPGAYQYLSTMNPNIGSQDNKRKVIRGGSWKDVAYFLQVSTRDYEYQDSARSYIGFRTVQDYMGEEDSTNGSRSGL; encoded by the coding sequence ATGAGAAAGCTATTCTTTTCATCTCTAGCACTTGTTTTTTTGCTTACCAGTTGTGGCTCTAAATCAAGGTCAAAAGGTGAACTAGTTGGGGTAAAGGGAAAAAAATGGCATCCAGAAAAACCCTATGGAATGGAATTGATTCCCAGAGGCGCCTTTGTAATGGGGAAAGCCCATGAGGATCAAGCAAAAACATTGAACGCTCCCACAAGAACGGTTACCGTACGTTCCTTTTATATGGACGATACGGAAATCACCAATAGTGAGTACCGACAGTTTGTGGAGTGGGTCAAGGATTCCATAGTAAGAACCAGATTGGCCATTTTGGCAGATGAACTTGGCATAGGGCCCGAGGATGAAGGTATTGGTGAGTACGGTTTTAAAGATACTGATACGACCGAACTTTCCGTTTACGACAAATACATGCTCGATAATTATGCGGGCATGGGAGATAACTATTATGAAGGCAGGGCATTGAACAAAGATGTTGACCTGATATGGGATACATCGGAATACCCAGATGAGTACTATGCAGAGGTTATGGATTCCATGTATCTTCCAGAAGAAGAGAGCTATAATGGTCTCAGGAGCATAGATGTTACCAAAATCAAATACAAGTACAACTGGATGGACATCGAAGCTGCGGCCAGGGCACGATCAGGCAATAGAAAAGACTTCATCAAACAAGAAGAATTGGAAATTTACCCAGATACCACTGTATGGATTCGAGATTTTGAATACAGCTACAATGAGCCAATGCACAACGATTATTTTTGGCACGATGCCTATAGCGATTACCCTGTAGTCGGGGTAAACTGGATGCAGGCCAAAGCTTTCTGTAACTGGAGAACAAAATTTAAGAACGATGATCAAAAAAGTCGTGGAAAGCAATTTGTAAACCAGTTTAGGTTGCCAACCGAGGCAGAGTGGGAATATGCTGCCAGAGGAGGAATCGAAGGCGGGACATATCCTTGGGGCGGTCCGTATGTGATCAGCGACACAGGATGTTTTATGGCCAACTTTAAACCACAACGTGGCGATTACGCAGCAGATGCCGCTTTATATACGGTAGAAGCAAAATCCTTTGAGCCTAACGAATACAATCTGTACAATATGGCAGGTAATGTTTCGGAATGGACAAATTCCAGTTTTGATCCAGGTGCTTACCAATATTTATCCACGATGAACCCGAACATTGGTTCGCAGGACAATAAGCGTAAAGTGATTCGTGGAGGTTCTTGGAAAGATGTAGCTTACTTCCTTCAAGTAAGTACCAGGGATTATGAATATCAAGATTCTGCGAGAAGTTACATAGGATTCAGAACGGTCCAAGATTATATGGGAGAGGAAGATTCTACCAACGGTAGTCGAAGCGGACTATAA
- the gldL gene encoding gliding motility protein GldL: MAQSKSTKKLFNMAYGLGASVVIIGALFKILHWEFGPLTGGLLLAVGLITEALIFAISAFEPVDDEFDWSLVYPELAGGEADASRKQEAKDAKEAEGLLSRKLDNLLKEAKIDSELFTNLGESIKSFEGAAKNITPTTDAIQHTKKYSEELSHAAAQMESLNSLYKVQLESASRQASINEEVVQNAGALKDQMESLATNLSSLNGVYGGMLTAMGGKN; encoded by the coding sequence ATGGCGCAGTCAAAATCAACAAAAAAGCTGTTTAACATGGCCTACGGGCTAGGGGCATCGGTAGTAATTATTGGTGCATTGTTCAAAATCCTTCACTGGGAGTTCGGGCCCCTTACAGGTGGACTTCTTCTTGCGGTTGGACTTATTACTGAAGCATTGATCTTTGCTATCTCTGCATTTGAACCAGTTGACGACGAATTCGATTGGTCTTTGGTATATCCAGAATTGGCCGGCGGTGAGGCAGATGCTTCCAGAAAACAAGAAGCCAAAGATGCAAAAGAAGCTGAAGGATTGCTTTCCAGAAAACTGGATAACCTTCTTAAAGAAGCAAAAATCGATTCTGAACTTTTTACCAACTTGGGTGAAAGCATCAAGAGCTTTGAAGGTGCTGCTAAGAATATCACTCCAACTACAGATGCTATTCAGCACACTAAAAAGTACTCAGAGGAATTGTCTCACGCCGCAGCTCAAATGGAATCTTTGAACAGCTTGTACAAAGTACAATTGGAAAGTGCTAGCAGACAAGCTTCCATCAACGAAGAAGTTGTACAGAACGCAGGTGCGTTGAAAGACCAAATGGAGTCTTTGGCCACTAACCTATCTTCTTTGAACGGAGTGTACGGAGGTATGCTTACAGCCATGGGCGGAAAAAACTAA
- a CDS encoding formimidoylglutamase, with product MAFDFLVPVKDKVLAHSELLPEQALGKNIHMHTEKDGLPVFAHADVAIFGVLESRNAFEKKPEKLDLDEVRIQLYRLMMGNWNSTIIDIGDVEEGDTVEDTYFVVKEIVAGLLEESIIPIVLGLTQDITFPTYRAFDKIKNMVNLVSIDSRFDFGEDDELISSHSYMSKIITDKPNNLFNFSNIGYQSYFNAQEEKDLMERLFFDAYRLGEIAANIELAEPVLRSSDIVSLDLRAIRASEMGMTGNFSPNGFTGREICTIARYAGISDKVSLFGIYEGENSHQAFQMIAQIIWYFIEGLSFRIKEYPSSKSEDFTKFTVPTDTEELIFFKSHVTERWWVEVPTILVEHTKTNSVALLPCTEEDYLDACNQNIPERWFKAYRKGLN from the coding sequence ATGGCCTTCGATTTTCTGGTTCCGGTCAAGGACAAAGTATTGGCACATTCCGAATTGCTGCCAGAACAGGCATTGGGCAAAAATATCCACATGCACACGGAAAAGGATGGGCTTCCCGTATTCGCCCATGCCGATGTGGCTATTTTTGGCGTATTGGAATCCAGAAACGCCTTCGAGAAAAAACCAGAAAAACTGGATTTGGACGAAGTCCGTATTCAACTCTACCGTTTAATGATGGGCAATTGGAACTCCACCATTATCGATATAGGGGATGTGGAGGAAGGCGACACCGTGGAGGATACCTACTTTGTGGTCAAGGAAATTGTAGCTGGACTGCTTGAGGAAAGTATAATACCCATTGTATTAGGACTTACCCAGGACATTACTTTTCCCACCTACCGCGCTTTTGACAAAATAAAGAATATGGTGAACTTGGTCTCCATCGATAGTCGTTTTGACTTTGGTGAAGACGATGAATTGATTTCGTCACATTCTTATATGAGTAAGATTATTACGGACAAGCCCAACAATCTTTTTAATTTTTCAAACATTGGATACCAGAGTTATTTCAATGCCCAGGAAGAGAAAGATTTGATGGAGCGTCTTTTTTTTGATGCCTATCGCTTAGGTGAGATTGCCGCCAATATAGAATTGGCAGAACCTGTTTTGCGAAGCAGCGATATTGTAAGCTTGGACCTGCGAGCTATCCGGGCCAGCGAAATGGGAATGACTGGAAATTTTTCGCCCAATGGTTTTACCGGAAGGGAAATATGCACCATTGCCCGCTATGCCGGTATTAGCGATAAAGTTTCTCTTTTTGGTATCTACGAAGGGGAAAACTCTCATCAAGCATTTCAAATGATTGCCCAGATTATCTGGTATTTTATAGAAGGGCTGAGTTTCAGGATAAAAGAATACCCGAGCTCTAAGAGCGAAGACTTCACAAAGTTTACTGTACCCACGGACACGGAAGAATTGATTTTTTTCAAAAGCCATGTCACAGAACGGTGGTGGGTAGAAGTGCCAACAATTTTGGTAGAGCATACTAAAACAAATTCGGTGGCGTTATTACCTTGCACCGAAGAGGACTATTTGGATGCTTGCAACCAGAACATTCCCGAAAGGTGGTTCAAAGCCTATAGAAAAGGCTTGAACTAA
- a CDS encoding DUF983 domain-containing protein, with product MLKKGTKMYSILTGNCPRCQEESMYKKSNPYALSKIFSMNERCSHCGLKYKIEPSFFYGAMYVSYGVGIAFAVAAFVISFLFIGTSLLTTFIAIVGTLIVFMPVIIRLSRNIWINFFVKYDPASVKKHEAAKS from the coding sequence ATGTTAAAAAAAGGAACCAAAATGTACAGCATTTTAACAGGAAACTGTCCAAGATGCCAAGAGGAGAGCATGTACAAGAAATCCAATCCGTACGCACTTTCCAAAATTTTCAGCATGAACGAAAGGTGTTCGCATTGTGGCTTAAAATACAAGATTGAGCCCTCCTTTTTTTACGGTGCCATGTACGTAAGCTACGGTGTGGGCATTGCTTTTGCCGTGGCAGCTTTTGTAATTTCTTTTTTATTTATCGGCACTTCCTTATTGACCACCTTTATTGCTATTGTGGGCACTTTGATTGTTTTTATGCCGGTAATCATCAGGTTGTCCAGAAATATTTGGATCAATTTTTTTGTGAAGTACGACCCTGCTTCGGTCAAAAAACATGAGGCAGCAAAAAGTTAA
- the gldM gene encoding gliding motility protein GldM gives MAGGKQTPRQKMINLMYLIFIAMLALNMSKEVLAAFGLMNEKLETSNTNMDSNNSSFMASLETKASENEEEYGELYQNAQEIKQLSDNYYNYLEGLKKEMTADLEDPKDYVVMDKSDYLDQKFFQGDNLGPEGKEFMKQINDYREGVINALPDEYKSLKTGVETRFATGDEDGKVEKRDGTRQDWINYHYEGFPLVASLTKMTQLQADIKTTEQEVLKTLLEGELTEAVSLTNFMSGLDAPKTAYYAGEKYDGKIVVSKTDRTSTPVKAELTLDGRPLTEGKDYELEAGGIKMLISAGTPGDHTIKGTMTYMQDGVEVPVEVNNTFATISMPNAAVISADKMNVVYRGVANPMTISIPGIPDNKVSASAPGLSRRSGSNYIMNPGTGRSVTITASGTLPDGKGIRTSSEFRIKDIPRPSGTVRGESGSIKMPRKNLEIATVSAMLEDFDFDLNLAVNQFKFKVPGQPTVVVNGNKLDSRAKSVLARAGRGESVQIFDIQAYITNNKSYKLKKVSPVMVELTN, from the coding sequence ATGGCAGGAGGAAAACAAACACCACGTCAGAAGATGATCAACCTTATGTATTTGATCTTCATCGCGATGTTGGCACTTAATATGAGCAAGGAAGTACTTGCCGCTTTCGGACTAATGAACGAAAAGCTGGAAACTTCCAATACCAATATGGACTCCAACAACTCTAGTTTTATGGCCAGCTTGGAAACAAAGGCCAGTGAAAACGAAGAGGAGTACGGAGAATTGTACCAAAATGCTCAAGAGATCAAACAACTTTCCGATAATTACTATAACTATTTGGAAGGATTGAAGAAGGAAATGACCGCAGATTTGGAAGACCCAAAAGACTATGTGGTTATGGATAAGTCCGATTACTTGGATCAAAAATTCTTTCAGGGCGACAATTTGGGCCCAGAAGGAAAAGAGTTCATGAAGCAGATCAACGATTACCGTGAAGGTGTTATCAATGCTTTGCCAGATGAATACAAATCTTTGAAAACCGGTGTTGAAACCCGTTTTGCCACTGGAGATGAAGATGGTAAAGTTGAGAAGAGGGATGGTACGCGTCAAGATTGGATCAACTATCACTACGAAGGGTTCCCATTGGTAGCCTCTTTGACGAAAATGACCCAATTGCAGGCCGATATCAAAACTACGGAGCAAGAGGTGTTGAAAACCCTTTTGGAAGGTGAATTGACCGAAGCGGTTTCCTTGACAAACTTTATGAGTGGATTGGATGCTCCAAAGACGGCTTACTATGCAGGAGAAAAGTATGACGGAAAGATTGTTGTTAGCAAAACTGACAGAACTTCCACTCCTGTAAAAGCGGAATTGACTTTGGACGGAAGACCATTGACCGAAGGTAAGGACTACGAATTGGAAGCTGGAGGCATCAAAATGTTGATCAGTGCCGGTACCCCAGGTGATCACACCATTAAAGGAACCATGACATACATGCAAGATGGTGTAGAGGTGCCAGTGGAAGTGAATAACACTTTTGCAACTATCTCCATGCCTAACGCAGCAGTAATTTCTGCGGATAAGATGAACGTGGTTTACCGTGGTGTTGCCAACCCAATGACCATCTCTATTCCTGGTATTCCTGATAATAAGGTTTCAGCTTCAGCTCCTGGTTTGAGCAGAAGAAGTGGCAGCAATTACATAATGAACCCCGGTACAGGTAGATCTGTAACCATTACAGCTTCTGGAACGTTGCCCGATGGTAAAGGAATCCGTACTTCGTCCGAATTCCGTATCAAGGATATTCCAAGGCCAAGTGGTACCGTTCGTGGAGAATCAGGTAGCATTAAAATGCCAAGGAAAAACCTTGAAATCGCAACTGTTAGTGCAATGTTGGAAGATTTCGACTTTGATTTGAACCTAGCTGTTAATCAGTTTAAGTTTAAAGTACCTGGTCAGCCTACCGTAGTTGTAAATGGAAACAAATTGGATAGCAGAGCCAAATCTGTACTAGCGAGAGCGGGTAGAGGCGAGTCTGTCCAGATATTCGATATCCAAGCTTACATCACAAACAACAAGAGTTACAAGTTAAAGAAAGTATCTCCTGTTATGGTTGAGCTTACTAACTAA
- the gldN gene encoding gliding motility protein GldN → MNWKNALLIGLLGILPVSIMAQANILNAKLPEDIGKKTQAQIEQDADEPLPYGYVDDRDILWSKTVWEIIDLDERVNFPLYYPTDTIGIGADRRSLYHVLMKNIRNGNLTEVYADSYFTEKRKLEDLSATLRKVDTTDLGYEQVNAGEQVSPEFINKRDITAADIEEFRVKGIWYFDKRQGELKYRLLGIAPVAPDVNFIDDESIEPGQNKVELFWVWYPAARQILHDAKVYNQRNSSRPISFDMLLNARRFNGVIYKEENVHEDREISDYIFDNALFQLLEAQRIKEGIRDREQDMWAY, encoded by the coding sequence ATGAATTGGAAAAACGCATTATTAATTGGATTGTTGGGCATATTGCCGGTATCAATCATGGCGCAGGCAAATATTTTAAATGCCAAGTTGCCCGAAGATATAGGTAAAAAAACCCAAGCTCAAATAGAGCAAGATGCCGATGAGCCTTTACCGTACGGTTATGTGGATGATAGGGATATCCTTTGGTCCAAGACCGTTTGGGAAATCATCGATCTTGATGAACGAGTTAATTTTCCATTGTACTACCCAACAGATACCATAGGTATTGGGGCAGATAGAAGGTCACTGTACCATGTTTTGATGAAAAACATCAGAAATGGAAACCTTACCGAGGTTTATGCAGACTCCTACTTTACTGAAAAAAGAAAGTTGGAAGACCTTTCGGCTACCTTGAGAAAGGTAGACACCACGGATCTTGGTTACGAGCAGGTAAATGCTGGAGAGCAGGTTTCCCCGGAGTTTATTAACAAAAGGGATATTACTGCTGCCGATATTGAAGAGTTTCGTGTAAAAGGAATCTGGTATTTCGACAAGCGCCAAGGAGAACTTAAGTATCGTTTATTGGGGATTGCACCGGTTGCACCCGATGTGAACTTCATCGATGATGAGTCTATCGAACCGGGACAGAACAAAGTAGAATTGTTCTGGGTGTGGTACCCTGCGGCAAGGCAAATTTTGCACGATGCCAAGGTGTACAACCAGCGTAACTCGTCAAGACCCATTTCCTTTGATATGTTGTTGAACGCACGTCGATTCAACGGTGTTATCTACAAAGAGGAAAACGTTCACGAAGATCGTGAAATAAGCGATTACATTTTTGATAATGCATTGTTCCAGCTCTTGGAAGCCCAAAGAATCAAAGAGGGCATACGGGACAGAGAGCAAGATATGTGGGCATATTAA
- the topA gene encoding type I DNA topoisomerase, protein MPKNLVIVESPAKAKTIERFLGKEFQVESSFGHIADLPSKELGVDVENDFKPKYTVDKEKKALVKKLKDLAKKAETIWLASDEDREGEAISWHLAEELGLDKNKTKRIVFNSITKSAIQKAIENPRDINYNLVNAQQARRVLDRLVGYELSPVLWKKIKPGLSAGRVQSVAVRLIVEREREIEGFTPEASFRIRAEFKTNEGNAFAAKLNKTFPTKEAAESFLKENIGADFSVSDLAKKPAKKSPAAPFTTSTLQQEASRKLYFSVSRTMQVAQRLYEAGLITYMRTDSVNLSNEALSAAKSAILDNYGEKYSQTRNFTGKSKGAQEAHEAIRPTDMKLQSPQLERDQAKLYELIWKRTLASQMSDAQLERTNVKIKASTHNEEFSANGEVVKFDGFLKVYLEGTDDEDGEEQEGMLPAMNVGEPLQNVFISATERFSRPPYRYSEASLVKKLEELGIGRPSTYAPTISTIQNRGYVEKGTVEGAQRKYVQLVLEDGKVSDSQLTETVGSEKGKIVPTDIGMIVNDFLVTHFTQILDYNFTAQVEEDFDEIASGDEDWQEMMKNFYKDFHPNVLKVEETAERASGERVLGTDPKSGRQVSVRLGRFGPMVQIGTVDDEEKPQFASLLPEQSIGTITFEEAMTLFELPRQLGVYEGEEVEANVGRYGPYVRFGKKFISLAKGESAFDVDMDRAIELIKEKQKADAPIATYEGKDVTKGKGRFGPFIKWDGMFINVNKKYDFDNLTEGDIAELIEAKKKKEAEKVVQEWPEEKIRIEKARWGRHNIIKGKVKVEISKDVDATKVTLEEAQALLEKKSPKKKAKTKAKAKK, encoded by the coding sequence ATGCCAAAAAATTTAGTTATTGTAGAGTCCCCCGCTAAAGCTAAGACCATTGAACGGTTCCTAGGAAAAGAATTTCAAGTAGAGTCTAGTTTTGGGCACATTGCCGACCTTCCCTCAAAAGAGCTCGGTGTAGATGTTGAGAACGATTTTAAGCCAAAATATACTGTAGACAAGGAGAAAAAAGCTTTGGTAAAAAAGCTTAAGGATTTGGCTAAAAAAGCAGAAACTATTTGGCTGGCAAGTGATGAGGACCGAGAAGGGGAGGCCATATCTTGGCACTTGGCAGAGGAGTTAGGTTTGGACAAGAACAAGACTAAGCGAATCGTATTTAACTCCATCACAAAATCGGCCATTCAAAAAGCGATTGAAAATCCAAGGGACATCAACTATAATTTGGTAAATGCACAGCAGGCGCGTAGGGTGTTGGACCGATTGGTGGGTTACGAACTATCGCCGGTTCTTTGGAAAAAAATAAAACCAGGGCTTTCCGCAGGCAGGGTTCAATCTGTTGCGGTACGTTTGATCGTGGAGCGTGAACGTGAGATTGAAGGGTTTACGCCAGAAGCATCTTTTAGGATAAGGGCAGAATTCAAAACCAATGAGGGCAATGCTTTTGCAGCCAAGCTGAACAAAACATTCCCAACCAAAGAGGCAGCCGAATCATTTTTAAAAGAGAATATTGGTGCGGATTTTTCGGTTTCCGATTTGGCCAAAAAACCGGCCAAAAAATCACCAGCGGCACCATTTACCACATCTACCTTACAGCAGGAAGCATCCAGAAAACTCTATTTTTCGGTGAGCCGCACCATGCAAGTGGCACAGCGCCTATACGAGGCAGGTCTCATTACTTATATGAGAACAGATAGTGTCAATCTTTCGAACGAAGCATTGTCCGCGGCCAAAAGCGCCATTCTGGATAACTATGGCGAAAAATATAGTCAAACCAGAAACTTTACTGGAAAATCCAAAGGTGCACAAGAAGCGCACGAGGCCATTCGCCCAACCGATATGAAATTGCAGTCGCCCCAATTGGAACGCGATCAGGCCAAATTATACGAACTTATCTGGAAACGTACCCTGGCCTCGCAAATGAGCGATGCCCAATTGGAGCGTACCAATGTAAAAATAAAAGCAAGTACCCACAACGAGGAATTCTCAGCAAACGGAGAAGTGGTGAAGTTTGATGGTTTCCTTAAAGTATACCTGGAAGGAACCGATGATGAGGATGGGGAGGAGCAAGAAGGTATGTTGCCGGCCATGAATGTGGGGGAGCCGCTTCAAAATGTATTTATTTCGGCCACAGAAAGATTCTCAAGACCACCTTACCGCTATTCGGAAGCTTCTTTGGTGAAGAAGTTGGAAGAATTGGGAATTGGTCGACCATCTACCTACGCACCTACCATATCTACCATTCAAAATAGAGGGTATGTAGAGAAAGGTACCGTTGAAGGTGCTCAACGCAAATATGTGCAGTTGGTTCTCGAAGATGGAAAAGTTTCAGATAGTCAGCTTACGGAAACCGTTGGGTCGGAAAAAGGAAAGATTGTCCCGACCGATATCGGGATGATTGTAAACGACTTTTTGGTGACGCACTTTACCCAAATTCTGGATTACAATTTTACGGCTCAGGTAGAAGAGGATTTTGATGAAATCGCATCGGGTGATGAAGATTGGCAGGAAATGATGAAAAATTTCTACAAAGATTTTCATCCCAATGTGCTGAAGGTCGAAGAAACTGCCGAACGGGCAAGTGGAGAGCGTGTGTTGGGAACAGATCCAAAATCTGGCAGACAGGTGTCCGTAAGGTTAGGACGTTTTGGCCCCATGGTACAAATTGGAACCGTGGACGATGAGGAAAAACCACAATTTGCAAGCTTGCTCCCCGAGCAATCTATAGGAACCATTACTTTTGAAGAAGCCATGACGCTTTTTGAACTTCCAAGACAATTGGGCGTGTACGAAGGTGAAGAAGTAGAGGCGAATGTAGGTCGCTATGGCCCTTATGTACGTTTTGGAAAAAAATTCATTTCACTCGCCAAAGGCGAAAGCGCTTTTGATGTGGACATGGATCGTGCCATTGAATTGATCAAAGAAAAGCAAAAAGCCGATGCGCCAATCGCCACCTATGAAGGAAAGGATGTTACCAAAGGTAAAGGTAGGTTTGGACCTTTCATCAAATGGGACGGTATGTTCATCAATGTGAACAAAAAATATGACTTTGATAATCTTACCGAAGGCGATATTGCTGAATTGATCGAGGCCAAAAAGAAAAAAGAGGCCGAGAAGGTCGTTCAGGAATGGCCCGAAGAAAAAATCAGGATAGAAAAAGCCCGTTGGGGACGACACAATATTATTAAGGGTAAGGTGAAGGTGGAAATTTCCAAAGATGTGGACGCCACAAAAGTGACTTTGGAAGAAGCACAAGCCTTATTGGAGAAGAAATCACCAAAGAAAAAAGCCAAGACAAAAGCAAAAGCTAAGAAATAA
- a CDS encoding NAD(P)/FAD-dependent oxidoreductase has protein sequence MLDYIVVGLGLAGISFCEVLEKNGKTFKVITDESQRASQVAGGLYNPVILKRFTMAWQAKQQLKLAKPFYRHLEEKLGKKLDYQLPVLRKFASIEEQNLWFEAADRPDLDHFLSTNIIPNNNPAIDAPHGFGEVKYTGRIDTGTLVRSYKSYLEEKGKLLSESLDLDSLSISEDHVAYKSITAKNIVFACGYGLKQNPYFDYLPLNGTKGELLIIHAPNYKEGNVIKSSVFTIPMESDKYLVGATYKWKDKTNEPTEASKNELLEKLKSFLKCDFEVVDHVAGIRPTVADRRPLVGRHPEHQNMYVLNGFGSRGVLIGPAASRQLFDYIENKADLDPEMDIQRFTKKYYSN, from the coding sequence ATGTTGGATTATATAGTAGTAGGTCTGGGTTTGGCAGGAATCTCCTTTTGTGAGGTTTTGGAAAAAAATGGAAAAACTTTTAAGGTAATTACCGATGAATCTCAAAGAGCTTCACAGGTAGCAGGAGGGTTGTACAATCCGGTTATTTTGAAACGGTTCACCATGGCATGGCAAGCCAAACAACAACTGAAACTTGCGAAACCGTTCTATCGGCATTTGGAGGAGAAACTGGGCAAAAAACTAGACTACCAGCTTCCTGTTCTGCGAAAATTTGCATCCATTGAAGAGCAAAACCTATGGTTTGAAGCTGCCGACCGTCCAGATTTGGACCATTTTCTTTCAACCAATATTATACCGAACAACAACCCAGCCATTGATGCACCACATGGATTTGGCGAAGTAAAATATACGGGAAGAATAGATACGGGCACTTTGGTGCGTTCGTACAAAAGTTATCTGGAAGAAAAAGGCAAACTCTTATCAGAATCTCTGGATCTTGATTCGCTTTCAATATCAGAAGATCATGTCGCTTATAAGTCCATTACCGCCAAGAACATTGTTTTTGCATGCGGTTACGGCCTCAAGCAGAATCCATATTTTGATTACCTCCCCTTAAATGGAACCAAAGGCGAGCTATTGATTATCCATGCGCCCAATTACAAAGAGGGCAATGTGATCAAATCCTCGGTTTTTACCATTCCAATGGAAAGTGATAAGTATTTGGTAGGTGCTACTTACAAATGGAAAGACAAAACCAACGAACCTACGGAAGCATCCAAAAACGAACTTTTGGAAAAACTGAAATCCTTTTTAAAATGTGATTTTGAGGTTGTTGACCACGTCGCAGGAATACGCCCGACAGTTGCGGATCGTAGGCCTTTGGTGGGAAGACACCCAGAGCATCAAAACATGTACGTTTTAAATGGATTTGGTTCCCGGGGAGTGCTTATAGGACCGGCTGCATCCAGACAATTGTTTGATTATATTGAGAACAAAGCCGACTTGGATCCCGAAATGGACATCCAACGTTTTACCAAAAAATACTATTCCAATTAA